The DNA window TGAGTGCCAGCCGGCGAGCAGCACGCTTGCCATGCCAGTTGAGTCCGTACTTCTCTTCCTCGTCCACCACGGTCTGGCCCACCAGCTGCTTCAGCACGTCCTCGTTGACAGCAGCACCATCAGCGCCTTCTGTCACCAGCTCTGGGAACAGTGTCTTGAGTTGCCTGATGTTCTCTGCAATCACGTCGGCAGATACAGCTCGTGCATCGTTAGCTCCAATCCTGTCCATTTCTCCTCCGTTCCTACAGTTGGTCGCGCGCAGCAGCATATTCTTCCTGCAAGCGCTTCAATTCGATATTCAACGCTGCCAGGCGAGGCAGTTGCTTCTCCTTCCTCGCAGCTGATCGCAGCTTCGTCATCCTGTCCTGCAGGCGAATACATGTCTGCAAAGCCTCACGACGCCGTACAGCGCGCTCGGGCGATGTCAATATGACGTACCGTCCGGTCACCTGCGCCGCCTCCAGTGCCAGTATAGCGTCCATCCATCCCTGATACAGCGCGTACAACGTACTCTGCGGCTGACGAGCCAGCAGCAACCCACGCATGAACGTGACGGCGAGTTCCTGACTCTCCACGTCATCGAGACGCACCTGAACAACGTCACCGTCAAGTACGGTAGCCCCGGTCTCGCTTTGC is part of the Coprothermobacter sp. genome and encodes:
- a CDS encoding DUF4391 domain-containing protein encodes the protein MTRSDLIAALGLPTGADVNQRVPKKILTESGAPTPGDRRLIENGVEELEWLAALKPTTIGVAPYRDAAREYLEIAVLALKLRAKAKPDRVEELVHRAVPYPVVLITEQPPLVSMSLAHKRWSQSETGATVLDGDVVQVRLDDVESQELAVTFMRGLLLARQPQSTLYALYQGWMDAILALEAAQVTGRYVILTSPERAVRRREALQTCIRLQDRMTKLRSAARKEKQLPRLAALNIELKRLQEEYAAARDQL